DNA from Quercus lobata isolate SW786 chromosome 1, ValleyOak3.0 Primary Assembly, whole genome shotgun sequence:
ggcatcgtcgtgtggatggtgtaggcgccgtgcatcctcttccgAGAACCCAACAACAGGGCTTTCTCTTTTTGCTATCTTTGGCATTGTGCCCGCCAACTGGACAttctgtaccatccgaaggtatgttttgcgagccttttttgacgatccggccgcagcagttcctccgattatcattcttatgtcccctaatgggggtcttggtcgctcgtCTTCTCGGCGGGGGTGTTGTTCTtgtgggggttgatccgttctccccttgttgacgaacttctgcagcttcccttgTTGGATAAGGGTTTCgatttgttgcttcaagtcgtagcaatcggtcgtgtcgtggccgtggtcacgatggaagcggcaatatttgtctctggaccttttgctgggatcactcttcagctttcctgggaacgtcagggacccttcgtccttaatctgcattaggacttggtctatcggcgcggttaacggggtgaaacttgtgaaccttccgcccgtgggttttggacgtctgtcctcccttcggtctcccatccttcctttcttccgccCCTGGTCCTGTCAGGGATCCTCttgtctgtctcttttcttgggtctatcttctcAGGCTAATagcgcgtcttcagcgttcatatatttggtggccctgtaaagcaccttcgacatggtcttggggttgtttttgtatagggagaacaaaaacttaccccccttcagcccattcgtggatgctgctaccaatatcttgtcgtcggcttcgtcgatcgagagtgctTCCTTATTGAAGTGTGATATTTAGGCCCGCAacgtctcctcctctcgctgcttgatattcattaaacaagccgtggattttctataccgatgtcctccgatgaagtgcgtagtaaattgaacacttagttccttgaaggtgctgatggagttgggtgctagccggctgaaccaaatccttgctgcgccctttagggttgtaggaaaggccctgcacataatcgtgtctgccactccctgaaggtgcattagggtcttgaaggtctctaggtgatctagagggtccttgactccgtcatAACTATCCATATTTAGCATGCGGAACTTAttcggcagggggaaggagttgacggttgtcgtgaatggcgagtcagtccggttgacaaggtcgtcaagatcacttgacactcgccccttgagagcgttcatcattacatccatctgttccttaatcgcctgcatctccgcgatgacAGATTGTGGAGCCGTATCCATCAGGGAAGGGATGCTAATGTCCTGTCGCACTGGtctgctcggggcgttactctcctgtggtccgtcctgatttctcctttcAACGCTGGTCccttcttgatccgctccttggttattgaccgccgcattcttttggttcagctgctcttctaggtcgtggttttgtttggtgaggcgctccacggctgcGGCGAGCGTCCTAACCTGTTTCTCAAGggcagtcgtaggggcttcttcttcttgaacgtcattcgtggttgccattgagcgagtgagtaccatgtaactcttttgtctaggaagcgatgAAGTGCTACACGttttttcccacagacggcgccaactgatgacgttggaaattgtcaccaataggtcacaccgtactcgcgactcaaagcgaacctgcacaacaagaacgatcgaaagaaaacctttagagagcaccggtgtggtgccggccaaacactctccgaaggtcaagtcagaattcgtttCTTCACTTTTAGAGCgctagagagggtcaattaatcgtaccttgatttgcgaaagtgttagtccttttatagtggtagagagttggcttttcttcttgacctccagatatttccaatgtgggactctaaTACAAATTCTCCAAAGCGTGGTGAGCAAGGCTTTCCCTTtttggatcttagggcttttctaggcgatagagatttcggatcacgggcccttactatgtctgtcagcgatgggccttcaaagcgcgtgggaccatctttacacaggcccaacagttccaatccgtcaggcccattaaggtaggccaatcaggctctatattttatcatcttcaacAGGCATTTTCGGAGAATACTTAGGAACAAGACATTATTAACtcctttcttatttatttatttatttttgtcttttctctGTGCAGCATTAgttatttgttttaatatttgaacctatctttgagaaaaaaaaaaaatcaaaatttcttttataaatgttaaatttaaatttaatgtcTTCAAGCTTTTCATTCATACTTATTCTTTTCATGTGCCTTTCATGGATCTATATTTCTTTTGATACTTAAGTCAATTTCTGAAACACCGATGCCCATTGCTTAAAGTAGATTCCTGATTTTGATAATGTATATATGCATTGCATTGGTATGTGATGCCCTTACTATTTTAGCCATTCAAATGATTTCACTCAATAAAATTactttcgattttttttttctctagcaGGAAATTGACCAAGAAGCTTTCACACACATTAGTGGAAAGAAGACATATGTAAACATTGATCACTCCGATTTATTTCCTTACCTACTTGTAAATATAGGTTCTGGTGTTAGTATTATCAAGGTAATTcctattccttttcttttgaatcttctgtcactttttaatttttttattatattccaGAATGCATATTTTCATTATACATAAATGTTGACCTCACATAGGTCActggaaataaaaaattcaaacgtGTAACTGGTACTCAATTCGGTGGTGGCACCATTTTTGGTTTTGCAAGTTTACTAACAAATTGCCAGAGGTAATCCAATAACTCAGACAGGAAAGTAATTTTTCTTCAGTCTACTTATGCTTTTAATCTCATGACCtcaattcttttctttctttctttctttcttttttcactagTTATGATGAGTTGTTAGAAATCAGTCAGCACGGAGATAATCGAGCACTGGATTTAACAGTTGGAGATATTTATGGGGATACAGGTTATCCTGAGGTAATTTGATGCAACATAAAATTCTGATTAATTCAATTGTAagtaaaaataacaataagataaaataaattgagGAATCAGCGCTTAGGGTTTCAgcaccaaacaaaaattaaaagttagtaCCTAGGTTGCTTTGAATCAATATCAAGTCATTGGAAAAATTATAGCAAGAATTTCATTAATCAAGCATACTGTAACAATATTGAACCATAGGATCTCTATATAAGAATTAActtaattcaattaaaatataaccTTAATGCTATGTAttgtagattttatttatttttctatatttccTTGCTTCCATTCATTCTCATAGACTCTCTTCGTGTTTCTGTGTGTGCACCGTCTTGTCcttttttttatgatatgtaGCTTTTGCAGCTGTATAAGACTataagaaggggaaaaaaaaaaaaaatcctttcatTTCCCACATTTTCTAGCAACCAAAGACGGTCGTATCAAGTGTGtggattttgattttatgttgtgtttgattgCTGAGCAAATGTgggaaatgaaagaaagaaagaaatgttaTCGTTGAGCGACAAATGAAGTCAAGCCGCTTGTCGTATcaccttttttatatataattttggcaATCTAGTGCTTCATGTCAAATTAAGTAATCCCACCTAGGGGCCAATGGGCTTGTAGTCAAATGGCACCTTTGTCCACCCCCTAATTCCCATGTCACGGGTTCAAACCTACCTccattactttaaaaaaaatgcaaaaagtaaaaaaaagtaatgccaCCGAGGCATTTTGTTAGACATGTAGGATAGAAAGTTAATGGAGGTGgacaaaaggaaataaaatacaATGTTTTCAATTGTTTAGGAATGAAAGTAGAACTTTTGATAGTTTAGAGATTAAAATTGaacttaatttaaaatttaaggatggaaaaaatatttttcttaaaaaagataGTCTAGTAATGTACACTATAAAATCAAACTAAATGTGCTTGAAATTAAAttattctctctccctttttatttttatttttattttttatccccTCTACTATTACATGGTGGATCTATGCCATTTCTAAGACCTTAAAGTGATGGGGACAAACACTTGCCTGGTTGTTCGTGTCTTTGCTTTGAAGTAATTTTAAAACCTATCACTAACCTGATTTAGGCATTTGCTATCTTCTGTCATCAAAATCTTTTAAATGTAATCTTATTTTACCCTGCCATTTTAGAATTTCATGAGTCATTACTTTAAGCACTTCAGCCATAGTTGAGGAGCCAAATTGAAGGAGAAATAAGAGGTCAATTTCATTGTTTTAGATGTCATtactttcatttcaaaaaagaaatttcattgaataaaaatctATCTAATTAGTAGTATTTATCTCACTTTCATCATCTTTTGTCCGTCTTCTTTAGAGACATCTTTTTCAGGTTAGATTTAGAGTTCAAACTCAGTTATGGAAGTGAAGGTTCAAGAGATGGTACACGGAAGGCCACTCAATACAATATTAACTTAATGAATGCTGTCTGAATGGTTTAATTGACTCCTAGACAACAAAAAGAATTTAGTGATGTGATTTCTAACTTTTCAAACATGCAAATTTGAAGGGgtaacaaatacaaagaaatatGGTAACAAAGCAAAATAATCCTTGTTATTAGTTGTAAAACATATATGAACAAGACCTCTTGCCAAAAGGGGTCTACTGGTGGCTTTGCATTGAAAAATCCAAgctgtttctttcttcttcttttttccggAATCTTATATCTGCATCATGACAAATGATGTGCGCTGGTAGTcattaaacatgaataaacaaTAGCTCTTTTCAACATGTGTCATTGGGTCTGTTGTTGCCTGGTTGATTTGAGCATAGTCAAGCTGTAACTTTCCTCTTGTTCTTCTGGaattaatgataaatttatttgtatttgtgaATGCTTCTTCATTGAAAAGACTGTTATATAATTCCAAATGCTGATAACacttaaatataaaagttacAAAGAACAGAAATTTGAATATTGTTCTTCCCTAATAGTcccatttcttttttatgtaaaatCCGAAGCTGTCAAATTAGTTTTGTGCCAAAACAAAGGAAAGCATGAGTGCCAAAAGAAAAGTCTTCTTGGTACCTAAAAAAATAGTGAGAAGgagaaaacaatgaaatatCATCACATGCTTATTATCAAAAGGTGTTAACTCATCTTGTTCCTTTCCAATTTTGTGTACTAGGTAGGGGAGGAGGAACCCCATTTCCTTTTCTCGGGGTTAATAGATATTTGATTTTACTTGCTGTACGTAATTTGATTAATCAATTCAGAAACAAGATCTTTGATTGCAGCTACGAATATTGTGATGGCTTTGAGTATTGAATCTATTATTGCTAGATGAGCTTGTAATCTGTTTGTTTCTGATTTCCTATATGGTTTATACCTTTACTTCTGCAAGTTTGCTTCAATGGATAATTTCAAAGATATAGGACATTATTTCTGGTCAGTGATCATTCCTGTCCTCTGCAAGTTTGCTTCAGTGATCATTGCTTCAATGTATACCAATAGTTTTGTTAAATTGATTTCTGGTCTTATGTGTAGATAGTATCTcaattatttttagtaatatcCCTATACTATTGATGATCTTACAATTTCTTCAATTACAGCATAATCTTTCAGCTTCTGCCATTGCTTCTTGCTTTGGAAAGGTCAATGGTAACAAAAAGCTCTCAGGATATAAAGCTGAGGATATGGCCGCAAGTCTTTTGAGAAATTTCACGTACCTTATTGCACAGGTGATTTCTTGATCTGTAATGGAAGTAGAACTGTTTCATGGCATAGAAGAGATTTCACTTTCTAGCTATAAATCTTTTTGTGAAATGTCCCTTTGGAACAATTGCTGAAAATTTTAGTATCACAAATTAATGGCTGTGGCAGCCATCACTGCCAAATTCCCCATGCATTATGTTTGACCTGGACATTGTCTAAGTTATTTCTTGAATTTCTATGGTACTTTACTGCCtagatgggaaaaaaaaaatatatatatatatatatatatatgtatatatatatatacccagAATCCTTGCTATTGTGACTTGTGAATATGTCAGGGACTTGGCTTCTTGCTATACAAAGGATTAGACAAGAAAATGACTTTAGAAACTACAAATGTTTTCAAACATAGTGTGTGAACAATAAGGTGTATTTAATTCAATTAGTTGTCATATTGATGGAGCTCTAGTATAAGCTTAAATAGAAAGTGAGGGTGAAATAAGGTTAACAAGCTAAAACCCTAGACTTCACCACTCGGGGCTGGTTGTAATCGCCACTAAGCTATTAAGAAAACTCAACTCAAAATTCATTGTCCCAAACGATTGAAGGacccaatttttaaaaataaaaaggctttCCAGGATTAAGATATAACCATGCCATAAATACAATCCCATAAAATCCTTAATCAAATAAAAGTCAAACTaatccaaaattcaaataagcACAATATAAAATCTCAATGTTCAAATAAGCATAAATCTCATGTTCCCATCAACTCTAGGGATGGAAGGTTTAATGAGGTCGAACTAGGGATATGATTGGCAACTGTGTCAATCTGGTAGTGTTCTTACAGGTCATGATCAAGCTGTTGCAGCTtctctttgttgattcaagtaCAATATGACTCTAGGAATCCTTGTCTGCATACCAAAAAAACACTGAGCATCACAATCCCCACTGAAAACAATCTTCTCATTTAAAATGGCATCAATAGATTCTCCATGTGCTTGTGGAAGGTTTAATAAGGTTGAATTGGGGATAGGATAGGCAATTGTGTCCTAGGATGGTTTATCAAAAGGATCATTTGGTATGCTTGCCAGACCATTATAAGTAACCTAATCCACAACATAAAAATTCAAGGTAATAATACCATAGTCAGATGGAATATCAATGGCATACGCATTGATCCAACTTGCTTTAGTACGCAGTTTGCAATCTCCTAATGGTTCTGGAGGGAAACCGCTTGGGCCTAATATGAACAATGACTTAAATCCCCATGTTAATTCCAAGTGACATTGACATGAATTCGCCTGTAATTTATATTGAATAACTCGCGTGAATTTGTTTGCTGATCTTATGATGCAAGTCATGAACATGATGTGTAAATTCTTCTACCAACTTAGAGACATGAACATGTGGGGACATGGGGAGATCTAAAAGCTTCCTAAGGTTATAGGCATGCACAACTTTAAACGGACTCATGCCTGTAGACctattgaaaaattattttatacaaattGGTGTTTCTCCATATGTCAGAGGTCTGTCATGAGTGGTTGATACATGTTTCTTTCCTCAAGGACTCCCATGACTTGTGAATAATATATTTCCAAACTCTGATTACCTTGTTCAAGATTGAAATATCACTTGCAAACATCATAC
Protein-coding regions in this window:
- the LOC115954101 gene encoding pantothenate kinase 1-like; this encodes MITVSDQDQTSALPVASENTEDLFGDETAQGDGESAVPKEVPVADPKKEIDQEAFTHISGKKTYVNIDHSDLFPYLLVNIGSGVSIIKVTGNKKFKRVTGTQFGGGTIFGFASLLTNCQSYDELLEISQHGDNRALDLTVGDIYGDTGYPELRIL